The following is a genomic window from Corvus hawaiiensis isolate bCorHaw1 chromosome 5, bCorHaw1.pri.cur, whole genome shotgun sequence.
TCACGTGTTGGGGGGGGCCAGCAGAGTCAGGCTCCGTTAAAAAAGGCTTTATTAAAGGTTAAAACAGCCGCTGCtgaagtgggggggggggggggggggggggcgaggccgggggggggggcggggcggggggggaggggctgctgtgctcctggggTAAAAAAGTGTAAAAACGGTTGTGCAGTTCAGCCCGGGGGCGGGGACGGTGCCCCCCCCTTACTCCGGGTGAGGGGGTGGGAGACACAGcccggggacagggacattgTCACACCCCCGGGACAGGGACAATGATCCccccccaggacacagcccggggccggggggcccGTCCAAGGCACAGAGATGAGCCGGGGGCTCTCGCAGCCACACAagcacccagggacacccaccCCGCGCCCACCCCCCCATCCACCCCACCCTGCTCACAGCTTggccctccccccaccccacggGGGGAGAAAATACAGCACCAGAGAGCCCTACGGGGGTGGGgagccccccaaaaaaaagaaaggaggagcGGCAGAGCCCCCGCTCCCTGcgcacccccagccccaaatACTGCTCGGTCAGAGGTAGCACCAGCGttggccggggcggggcggccctgccgggggggagggggctcaGCACGGCCCCCCCGCACGTCCAAGGCACGGTGGGACGGGGGGGGCTGCGATACGGCAGAGCCTGTAAACAGCCGGGGTGGGGGGTAAACAAGCCCTTGGGGGACCCCCACCCTGGCCAAGCCCCCTGGCTCAATAGTGGCGGGGTCCCAGGGCCGAGTGAAGCAGCCCAGGGTGGGGGTCCCAGGGTCCACCCCCTCCGTTTCAGTGTGGGATCCCTGGGGTTGAGGGTGGGGGTCCTGAGCCTGAGcccctcagcccagcacagggacccccaGCCCTGTATGGGAGCCCTGGACCTGAGCCCCCCACTCAACACGGGGACCCTCAGCCCAGCCGAGCCCCCCAGCCCTTTATAAAAGCCCCAGGCCCAAGCCCCTCACTCAACACAAggacccccagcccagctgagccccccGGTCAAGTGTGGGGGTCCCAGGGCTCATAATGGGAGCCCCAAGCCTGAGCCCCCCCACTCAGCACAGGAACcttcagcccagcacagggacccccagcccagccaagccccccagccccaaacccccccacTCACCACAGGGACCCCCAGCCCAGCGTGGGGATCCTGAGGCCGAACCCCTTGCTCAGCACAgggacccccagccctcccgagccccccagccccacgcgGGGGTCCCCTCCCCGAGCCCCCTGCTCAGGACACGGGGGGCGAGGGCCGCCAGAAGCACCACTTGCTGCGGGGGTGCTGCTTgcgctgcagctgctcctcgcGCTCCCGCTCCTTCTTGGAGCGCAGGTACAGATCCTCCTCCTTCAGGTACCACACCGGCGGCCAGCGGTGCCGCTCGAAGTGCGCCTGGTTCTCTGCGGGGACATCCCGGCGGTCACGGCACGGCGGGGACGccctccccgtgccccccgtgccccTCGCCAGCCCCGTACCTGGGGACATGAACTTCATCTCTCGGGGGAAGCGGCGGCACACGCGGTTGTAGTTGGTGCAGATGTAGTGCAGGCACCACGCGGCCAATTGCCGGGCGTTGTGGAACTGgggaggggaatttggggagggggatttgggggggggggtgtcacCCCATCACCTGGGGGTCTCTGTGTTtcctcccccccttccccccggGGGTCTCCGTGCCTTCCACCCCCCCCTTCCCCCGTACCTGCGTCATCTCCAGGTAGATGATGACCTGCTCGTCGATCTCCACGCGCTGCATGAAGGCTCGGAGCAGCTCGTCCACAGCGTATTGCTCTGGGATGGggcggggggacacggggggccAGGAGGGGTCACACAGCAGGGACCGAGCCGGCACGCCCTCCCCCCACCGCCCTTACATAAGGACAGCGAATGACACACGAGGACGATCGATCGGTCCCCGAGGCACCGGCAGGGTATTGGCAGGTGACGTCAGGGGCCACGGAAGGGGGGGCGCGGTAccgggggggctgcggggagaggtggggggggggggtctcaccGGTGAGCGCCTGCAGCCGCGGCAGGCACAGCCGGTCCGTGAGGATGAGCAGCTCCATGGCGTCCAGCTCGGGCGTGGGGGTGAAGACCCCCGTGTAGAGGAAGTCGAGGACGGCTCGGAGGCAGGCGCAGTTGGtgccgggcagggacacctgtgGGATCGGGGGATTTATGGGGGGGAGGCTCAGAGCCACCCCCCGAGGGGGTTGAGGGAAGGGGGGACCCCTCCTGGCAGTGcctgagctggcacagcacGCCCAGCCCTGGAATAGCCCCCCgacccagcacagctccccacTTTCTCCTCAGCAAGAGGGAAGCAAGATCCACACGTCCCTGGTCCAGGGGGTCCGAGCAGCCCCCAGACCCCAACCAAAGATGCCCaccctgccccacagagccACAGGTTCCCCCCGGCCCCCACCTCATCGGCGTAGCTCTCACGGAAGCCCCCCCGGAACATGGCCCTCATCCAGTCGCAGCCGGCGATGAGCAGCGGCTTGTGCGCCGGCACCACCCCGTCGTCCACACGGAACACCACGTCTGGGGTCAGGAGATAGCTCAGGGGGGACAGCCACCCCTCAGATACCCCTCGGCCACCTcagcccaggggcagccacCCCTCGGCCACTGCAGACCAGGGACAGCCACCCCTCGGCCACCACTGCCACAGGGACAAGCAACCCTTGGACACCCCttgcccaccccagcccagaACTGTCATTCCACCCCAGCAGCACGCCCATGACTGACTCCGGAACCCCAGACCCCAAAGACCTCAGCGGTGGGAGGGCCTCAGGGTGATCGTAGCCCTGTGCCCACCCTGGCACCACGAGAAGGGGACACCAGCTGGAGGGGACAGTGGTGACCTCCCtatccccacagccccccatcCCCGCACCCCCCGTACCTGCGAAGACGCCCTTGGCCAGGCACTCCTTGACGCGGTTGGCGCGGCGCACGTGGAAGGCCTTGGTGATCTCCTGGTTCATGAAGCTCTCCTGGTTGAGCTCGTTGGCCACCATCATGCGCAGGTCGAACACCTCCAGCAGCTCGGCCACGGCGCCCACCTGGCGCAGGTCCCCGTGGGGCCGCTCCAGCTTCCCCGTGTACAAATATTCCAGCACGGCGCGGAGCGGCTCCGGCCGCACGCCCCGGTCCATGGCCACCACCGCCatccgccgctcccgccccgccaCCGGGTCGGCCACCAGCTCCCAGCGCAGGCTCAGGAAGCCGCGGCCCCACGATGACAGGTCACGGGTCCCCCCGTCCCCCTCGCTGAGGGTCTCCGGTGGCCCCTCCAGCGTGAAGAGGTCGTAGAAACGGGAGCAGGCGGTGGCCAGGTAGACGCGGTGGGCAAAGACGCAgtggctgccctgcagctggaagacGACGTCGGCACAGAGCGGGGCCTGGA
Proteins encoded in this region:
- the LOC125326010 gene encoding rho-related BTB domain-containing protein 2-like, whose amino-acid sequence is MDPDVDYERPNVETIKCVVVGDNAVGKTRLICARACNATLSQYRLLATHVPTVWAIDQYRVCQEVLERSRDVVDEVSVSLRLWDTFGDHHKDRRFAYGRSDVVVLCFSLANPNSLRHVKTMWYPEIKHFCPRTPIVLVGCQLDLRYADLDAVNRARRPLAKPIKPSDILPPERGHEVAQELGVPYYETSVVAQFGVKDVFDNAIRAALVSRRHLQFWKSHLRKMQRPLLQAPFLPPKPPPPLIQVPDAPPGLGGGPAALFQAPLCADVVFQLQGSHCVFAHRVYLATACSRFYDLFTLEGPPETLSEGDGGTRDLSSWGRGFLSLRWELVADPVAGRERRMAVVAMDRGVRPEPLRAVLEYLYTGKLERPHGDLRQVGAVAELLEVFDLRMMVANELNQESFMNQEITKAFHVRRANRVKECLAKGVFADVVFRVDDGVVPAHKPLLIAGCDWMRAMFRGGFRESYADEVSLPGTNCACLRAVLDFLYTGVFTPTPELDAMELLILTDRLCLPRLQALTEQYAVDELLRAFMQRVEIDEQVIIYLEMTQFHNARQLAAWCLHYICTNYNRVCRRFPREMKFMSPENQAHFERHRWPPVWYLKEEDLYLRSKKEREREEQLQRKQHPRSKWCFWRPSPPVS